In a genomic window of Spirosoma agri:
- a CDS encoding PadR family transcriptional regulator, with product MNTPNTSSLLKGSLSVMILRLLEDREKMYGYEITQKVKDLTAGEMTITEGALYPALHKLEADGLLTTETQVVDGRARKYYSLTKIGHTEAAGRIAELTSFLENLNLVLNLKPSI from the coding sequence ATGAATACGCCCAATACTTCCTCGTTACTGAAAGGTAGCCTGTCCGTCATGATTCTGCGCCTGCTCGAAGATCGCGAGAAGATGTACGGCTACGAGATTACGCAAAAAGTGAAAGACCTGACCGCGGGCGAAATGACCATCACGGAAGGCGCGCTCTACCCGGCTCTACACAAGCTCGAAGCCGATGGGTTGCTCACGACCGAAACGCAGGTTGTGGATGGCCGCGCCCGTAAATATTACTCACTCACAAAAATAGGTCATACCGAAGCGGCTGGACGCATCGCCGAATTAACGTCCTTTCTGGAAAATCTAAATCTGGTACTCAACCTCAAACCGAGTATTTGA
- a CDS encoding ABC transporter ATP-binding protein: protein MKTYLRLLSFAKPLGRFLTPFVLTSLLSSVFGVLNFALLIPLLSTLFNQVNTKQMQVLLSQPAPTLISVVTSPTRVFNYYFAQAFYTYGQIGTLRFVCVVIVLSVLFNNLFKYLSVRQLESFKVRMVAKLREAVFAQTLRLHLGFFSNERKGNLISRITTDVQEVENSIANTLSAASKEVFLLIGYVTALLLISVKLTLFAIIVIPISGGFIATLVRRMKRDAQEGQQRLSGLVSLLDETFGGMRVVKGFVAEGFILDKFRTENEGYRKAIRSLANRRELASPFSEVMGVAVVAGILLYGGSLVLSGQSDLTAAEFISYIAIFSQVTRPAKDISNAFSGSQRGLASGERVLELIDTKPAVQDKPGAVTLAGFQHKISVRNVSFAYTPDTPVLQDISFDLCKGKTIALVGSSGGGKSTIADLIPRFYDPINGQILIDGVDLRDCTMASSRAQMGIVTQESILFNDTIFNNIAFGSSATEADVMEAARIANAHAFIMAQPDGYQTIIGDRGGKLSGGQRQRISIARAILKNPPILILDEATSALDTESEKLVQEALTRLMANRTTLVIAHRLSTIQHADEILVVNQGRIVERGRHDQLLALDEGFYRKLSTMQHV, encoded by the coding sequence ATGAAAACATACCTTCGATTACTCTCGTTTGCCAAGCCACTAGGCCGCTTTCTGACACCGTTTGTGCTGACGTCGCTACTATCCAGTGTGTTTGGCGTTCTGAATTTTGCCCTGCTGATCCCATTACTGAGTACGCTGTTCAATCAGGTCAATACCAAGCAGATGCAAGTGCTGCTGAGTCAGCCAGCGCCTACGCTGATTTCGGTGGTTACGTCGCCAACCCGCGTCTTCAATTATTATTTCGCGCAGGCTTTCTACACCTACGGACAAATCGGTACGCTTCGGTTCGTTTGCGTTGTCATCGTGCTGTCTGTACTGTTCAATAACCTGTTCAAGTATCTGTCCGTCCGTCAGTTAGAGTCGTTCAAAGTGCGCATGGTGGCGAAACTCCGCGAAGCTGTATTTGCCCAGACACTCCGGCTACACCTCGGTTTTTTCTCAAACGAGCGTAAAGGAAACCTGATCTCCCGCATAACGACCGACGTGCAGGAGGTTGAAAACTCCATTGCCAACACGCTGTCGGCAGCGTCGAAAGAAGTGTTCCTGCTGATCGGCTATGTCACCGCATTACTGCTTATTTCGGTCAAACTAACGTTGTTTGCCATTATCGTTATTCCCATTTCGGGCGGCTTCATCGCTACGCTGGTCCGGCGGATGAAACGGGATGCGCAGGAGGGTCAGCAGCGATTGAGCGGTCTGGTCAGCTTATTGGATGAAACGTTCGGCGGTATGCGGGTCGTGAAAGGATTCGTGGCTGAGGGGTTTATTCTGGACAAGTTTCGGACGGAAAACGAAGGTTATCGAAAAGCGATTCGGTCGCTCGCCAACCGGCGCGAACTGGCATCGCCCTTTTCGGAAGTTATGGGCGTGGCGGTGGTCGCTGGAATCCTGCTCTACGGCGGCTCACTGGTCCTGAGTGGCCAGTCGGACCTGACCGCGGCTGAATTTATTTCCTACATCGCTATTTTCTCGCAGGTAACCCGCCCCGCCAAAGATATTTCCAATGCCTTTAGCGGATCGCAGCGGGGACTGGCTTCGGGCGAACGGGTGCTTGAACTGATCGATACGAAACCCGCTGTTCAGGATAAGCCCGGCGCTGTAACGCTGGCCGGTTTTCAGCATAAGATTTCGGTCAGGAACGTGTCCTTCGCCTATACGCCTGATACGCCCGTTTTGCAGGATATCAGCTTTGATTTGTGTAAAGGAAAAACCATTGCACTGGTTGGATCGTCGGGGGGAGGGAAGTCGACCATCGCCGATCTGATCCCGCGCTTTTATGACCCAATTAACGGCCAGATCCTGATTGATGGCGTTGACCTGCGCGATTGTACGATGGCGTCCTCGCGGGCGCAGATGGGTATTGTTACCCAGGAAAGTATTCTGTTCAACGACACAATCTTCAACAATATCGCCTTTGGGAGTTCGGCTACGGAAGCGGATGTAATGGAAGCGGCCCGAATTGCCAACGCCCATGCGTTTATTATGGCCCAGCCGGACGGTTATCAGACCATCATCGGTGACCGGGGCGGCAAGTTATCGGGGGGGCAGCGACAGCGGATTAGTATTGCCCGCGCTATTTTGAAAAATCCCCCAATCCTAATTCTGGACGAAGCCACATCGGCGCTGGATACCGAATCCGAAAAGCTGGTTCAGGAAGCCCTGACGCGGTTAATGGCCAATCGGACGACACTCGTCATTGCGCACCGACTCAGCACGATCCAGCATGCCGACGAGATTCTGGTCGTCAATCAGGGGCGTATCGTCGAACGGGGTCGGCACGATCAGTTACTGGCCCTCGATGAAGGATTCTACCGGAAATTGAGCACCATGCAGCATGTTTAA